Proteins co-encoded in one Stomoxys calcitrans chromosome 5, idStoCalc2.1, whole genome shotgun sequence genomic window:
- the LOC106096013 gene encoding membrane-bound alkaline phosphatase, with translation MDDMLSHYLASRGTHDMNRHTPEEEKDPEFWRSMARTELFQSLEKQKLNTNMAMNIIMFLGDGMSLSTVTAARILKGQQRNRNGEEDALSLEKFPHMALSRTYCANAQVPDSACTATAYLCGVKSNIITIGVTANVEFNNCSASMDPRNQVSSIASWAQSMGMSTGFITTTTLTHASPAGTYAHVASRFYESDSDIASFGLEPETCMDMAQQLVTQEPGRNFNVMMGGGMTKFLPYYQRDLHGNYGERRDGKDLLTTWQSMHPEGVFVVNRDELLQVNTSEASHIMGIFQSKAMEIHALADKKKQPSLAEMTEIALKLLRRNEEGYFIFIEGGHIDTAHHQNKAALALDETLEFDKAIQLARSMTDPQDTLIVVTADHGHPLTIAGYPDRGTAILGLNQHDLPMDGLKFSTLNYVLGPQQYLDETGKRLDLEKFPRKIDSVYPSYINEKIGYHSGEDVGIFASGPFAHLFTGVLQQNSIPHLMAYAACLGNGPTICDKADDEDECRENLSNSYYGRRK, from the exons ATGGACGATATGTTATCGCATTACCTCGCATCCAGGGGAACCCATGACATGAACAGGCATACACCGGAAGAAGAAAAGGATCCAGAGTTTTGGCGTTCAATGGCCCGCACGGAATTATTTCAAAGTTTGGAAAAACAGAAATTGAACACCAACATGGCCATGAATATAATCATGTTTCTGGGCGATGGCATGTCACTGAGCACCGTAACTGCGGCGCGTATCTTAAAGGGCCAACAAAGAAATCGAAATGGCGAAGAAGATGCTTTgagtttggaaaaatttcctcACATGGCCTTGAGCAGG ACCTATTGTGCCAATGCCCAAGTTCCCGATTCGGCGTGTACTGCCACAGCCTACTTGTGTGGTGTTAAGAGCAACATTATAACCATTGGGGTTACAGCAAATGTGGAATTTAACAATTGTTCAGCCAGCATGGATCCCAGAAATCAAGTCTCCTCTATAGCCTCGTGGGCACAAAGCATGGGAATGTCCACAGGTTTTATCACCACTACCACTCTGACCCACGCCAGTCCGGCAGGAACCTATGCGCATGTTGCCAGTCGATTCTATGAAAGTGACAGCGATATTGCAAGTTTTGGCCTTGAACCGGAGACATGTATGGATATGGCCCAACAACTGGTTACACAGGAGCCTGGGCGCAATTTCAATGTAATGATGGGAGGCGGCATGACCAAATTTTTACCTTACTACCAACGCGATTTGCATGGCAACTATGGAGAGCGACGAGATGGCAAAGATCTTCTCACCACATGGCAGAGTATGCATCCGGAGGGAGTTTTCGTAGTAAATAGAGACGAATTGCTGCAGGTTAATACATCAGAGGCGTCCCATATAATGGGCATATTCCAAAGCAAAGCCATGGAAATTCATGCATTGGCGGATAAAAAGAAACAACCTTCTTTGGCCGAAATGACTGAAATAGCCTTGAAACTATTGCGTCGCAATGAAGAAGGTTATTTCATCTTCATCGAGGGCGGTCATATTGATACCGCCCATCATCAGAACAAGGCTGCCTTAGCTTTGGATGAGACTTTGGAGTTTGATAAGGCCATACAGTTGGCTCGATCTATGACCGATCCTCAGGACACTTTGATCGTGGTTACCGCTGATCACGGTCATCCCCTAACTATTGCCGGTTATCCCGATCGCGGAACTGCCATTTTGGGGCTAAATCAACATGATCTGCCTATGGATGGTTTAAAATTCTCCACTCTCAACTATGTTTTGGGACCTCAACAGTACCTAGATGAAACAGGAAAACGGCTGGACTTGGAGAAATTTCCCAGGAAAATTG ATTCGGTTTATCCAAGCTATATCAACGAGAAGATTGGCTACCATTCCGGCGAAGATGTGGGTATATTTGCATCAGGGCCATTTGCTCATCTTTTCACCGGAGTCCTGCAACAAAACTCCATTCCCCATCTAATGGCCTACGCTGCTTGCTTAGGCAATGGCCCAACGATATGTGATAAGGCGGATGATGAAGATGAATGCAGAGAAAATCTAAGCAATTCATACTATGGCCGCCGGAAGTAG